Proteins encoded by one window of Gouania willdenowi chromosome 4, fGouWil2.1, whole genome shotgun sequence:
- the plcxd1.1 gene encoding PI-PLC X domain-containing protein 1: MSSVGVSGLVSLAELPMDCWMSRLPSELWDVPLYHLAIPGSHNAITYCLDMNDRSPVDLMQPDLLQKLDKYMKPLIRPFVYKWAITQECNIKQQLDCGIRYFDLRIAHRPNDSSTDLYFYHGVYTSLTVQTVLKDISDWLDAHPSEVVILSFSHFLGLSQELHMLLLTTIRNIFTSKLCPKAVQGMLTLRRLWALGYQVIVSYEHNMSRYHSELWLHIPYWWANKCKAEALIDEFEHRKQHGRPGGFFVTGMNLTEDLKYICTHPTESLKDLVTSTYPTLLCWLKEQTPGSEVGSLNIIAGDFITESAFVPTIVALNEKLLKWS, translated from the exons ATGTCCTCTGTGGGGGTGTCTGGTTTGGTGAGCCTGGCAGAGCTGCCCATGGACTGTTGGATGTCCCGCCTGCCAAGTGAGCTGTGGGACGTCCCCCTGTACCACTTGGCCATCCCCG GAAGCCACAATGCAATAACCTACTGTTTGGATATGAACGACAGATCTCCTGTCGACCTCATGCAGCCAGATTTGCTTCAAAAGCTGGACAAATACATGAAGCCTCTCATTCGACCCTTTGTGTACAAGTGGGCTATAACGCAG GAGTGCAACATAAAACAGCAGCTGGACTGTGGGATCAGATACTTTGACCTGAGGATTGCGCACAGACCCAACGACAGCTCCACAGACCTCTACTTCTACCACGGGGTTTACACCTCACTTACTGTACAG ACTGTTCTAAAGGACATCAGTGATTGGCTGGATGCTCATCCCTCAGAGGTCGTCATCCTCTCCTTCAGCCACTTCCTGGGCCTCAGCCAGGAGCTCCACATGCTGCTTCTCACAACCATTCGCAACATCTTTACCTCCAAACTCTGTCCTAAAGCTGTACAG GGAATGTTAACTCTTCGAAGGCTGTGGGCTTTGGGCTACCAAGTGATCGTGTCCTATGAGCACAATATGTCACGCTATCACAGCGAGCTGTGGCTACACATTCCTTACTGGTGGGCCAACAAATGCAAAGCTGAAGCTCTGATCGACGAGtttgaacacagaaaacaacacggTAGACCAG GAGGTTTCTTTGTCACAGGAATGAATCTCACCGAGGACCTGAAATACATCTGCACCCACCCAACAGAGTCTCTAAAGGACTTAGTGACGTCCACGTACCCCACACTGCTGTGCTGGTTGAAGGAGCAGACGCCCGGCTCCGAGGTGGGATCGCTCAACATCATCGCCGGAGACTTCATCACGGAGAGTGCGTTTGTGCCCACCATTGTTGCACTCAATGAAAAACTTCTGAAGTGGTCCTAA